A part of Saccharicrinis carchari genomic DNA contains:
- the asd gene encoding archaetidylserine decarboxylase (Phosphatidylserine decarboxylase is synthesized as a single chain precursor. Generation of the pyruvoyl active site from a Ser is coupled to cleavage of a Gly-Ser bond between the larger (beta) and smaller (alpha chains). It is an integral membrane protein.), producing the protein MDTIDYIERSTNKIKKEYVVAKGALRWLYYTPGGKITLHMLLKRKLASTIVGHFMNSPLSYNQVNKFIKKHKVDLSLYHDEGGYKTFNEFFHRRIKKEKRPIGEALVSPADGKLLAFQNLSHLPTFFIKGSEFALHEFLSDEHLAEKYKDGSMVIVRLAPTDYHRYHFPVSGLATESKSLKGRYFSVSPVAMKKSIKILSQNRRVFNLIKSKEYGDVLMAEIGATLVGSIVQTYKPNSVVKKGDEKGYFAYGGSTIVLIFEKDKITIDADLLKNTKRHLETEVKMGETIGR; encoded by the coding sequence ATGGACACGATTGATTATATAGAGAGAAGTACCAATAAGATTAAAAAAGAATATGTAGTTGCCAAAGGAGCATTAAGATGGCTGTACTATACCCCCGGTGGAAAAATTACACTGCACATGCTTTTAAAGCGAAAGCTTGCCTCTACCATAGTGGGTCACTTTATGAACAGCCCCCTATCGTACAACCAGGTGAACAAGTTTATCAAAAAGCACAAGGTCGATCTGTCTCTGTACCATGACGAGGGAGGGTATAAAACTTTTAATGAATTTTTTCATCGGAGAATAAAAAAAGAAAAGCGACCTATAGGAGAAGCCCTGGTATCGCCAGCAGACGGTAAGTTGTTGGCGTTTCAGAACCTGAGCCACCTGCCTACTTTTTTTATCAAAGGATCGGAGTTTGCCCTGCACGAATTCTTGAGCGACGAGCATTTGGCCGAAAAATATAAGGATGGCTCAATGGTTATCGTGCGCCTGGCACCAACTGATTATCACCGTTACCATTTTCCGGTAAGTGGTTTGGCCACCGAAAGCAAGTCGCTAAAAGGTAGGTATTTTTCAGTATCGCCGGTAGCTATGAAAAAAAGCATTAAGATATTAAGTCAGAACCGGAGGGTGTTTAACCTCATCAAATCCAAAGAGTACGGCGATGTGTTGATGGCCGAAATTGGTGCCACTTTGGTCGGCAGCATCGTGCAAACGTATAAACCCAACAGCGTGGTGAAAAAAGGGGACGAAAAAGGCTATTTTGCCTATGGGGGTTCAACCATTGTGCTCATCTTTGAAAAAGATAAAATCACAATTGATGCTGATTTGCTCAAAAATACAAAAAGACATCTGGAAACGGAGGTTAAAATGGGAGAGACTATTGGAAGATAG
- a CDS encoding DNA polymerase III subunit alpha: MLLNCHSYYSFKYGALSVEELLKEVSQGGHAAVALTDINNTATSLEFVRLAPEHTIRPLVGVDFRNGARQQYVGIAKNADGFREINEFLSPHLHNGREFEPDAPEFDDVFVIYPFQSQLRKLEDNEFIGISPQDLRNLPFNPWKKHLDKLVILQTATFRNKRDYNIHRLLRAIDKNTLLSKLAREEQASFDNQYKSAAELLAIYENYPQIIANTQRLLDACSMEFDFTTNKNKKLFTDSEEHDFQLLKQEAHKGLKYRYHKVTDKVKERLNKELKVIRELNFCAYFLINWDLVQYSLGKGYYHVGRGSGANSLVAYLLRITNVDPVELDLYFERFINPYRTSPPDFDIDFSWTDRDDITRYLFDTYGWNRTALLGTFITFNHKSAFREIAKVFGLPEEEITRLQKDPDPKRADEYGQWVIRYSQYIANFPSHASIHSCGILISEEPISNFSSTQLLPKGFPSTQFDMYIAEDLGLHKFDVLSQRGLGKIKDTLTIIKQNHGIDIDINNTRLFMEDPRVKQMLKKGEAIGCFYIESPAMRMLLTKLKAEDYKRLVAASSIIRPGVAKSGMMREYIIRFQDKAKREEAKRALPELYSILEETYGVMVYQEDVIKVAHYFAGLALDEADVLRRGMSWKFKQRNEFGKVRDKFFTNCRKKGYADTVVQDIWRQIESFANYAFAKGHSASYAVESFQALYLKAYYPLEYMVATLNNGGGFYSPQLYLHDAVMHGAKVEVPCINRSFWENTINGNTIFLGFYLLRDLEKEIVKNILDERGINGNYLNLRDFIQRVPISLEQLIILIRIDAFRFTGIGKKELLWDAHFLLGHNKKTKPERTLFQTEVKEFQLPALWKHRLEDAFDEMELLGLSIRSPFELIKDELPSSLKACHLPQLLGKLVRIVAYLIHRKPTRTSNGKTMFFGTWIDMDGHWIDTVHFPPTAQLYPFRGPGCYCIEGTVVDEYGFLSIEVSRMERMANFSLESV; this comes from the coding sequence ATGCTTTTAAATTGTCATTCATATTATAGTTTTAAATACGGGGCGCTCTCGGTGGAGGAACTTTTAAAAGAAGTTTCGCAGGGAGGGCATGCCGCCGTGGCTTTGACCGATATTAACAATACGGCCACCAGCCTGGAGTTTGTGCGCCTGGCTCCCGAACATACTATCCGACCCCTTGTGGGTGTGGATTTTAGGAATGGCGCCCGGCAGCAATATGTGGGCATCGCCAAAAATGCCGACGGATTTAGGGAGATAAATGAGTTTTTATCACCTCACCTGCATAATGGCCGGGAGTTTGAACCCGATGCACCCGAATTTGATGATGTATTTGTCATCTATCCTTTTCAATCGCAACTACGAAAATTGGAGGACAATGAGTTTATCGGCATAAGTCCGCAAGATTTGCGTAACCTGCCTTTTAATCCCTGGAAAAAGCATCTGGATAAATTGGTGATACTGCAAACGGCTACCTTTCGCAACAAGCGCGACTATAATATCCACCGCCTGCTGCGGGCCATCGACAAAAACACCCTGCTGAGTAAACTCGCCAGAGAAGAACAAGCCAGTTTCGACAATCAATATAAAAGTGCGGCAGAGCTTTTGGCCATTTACGAGAACTATCCACAAATTATTGCCAACACCCAACGTTTGCTCGATGCGTGCAGCATGGAGTTTGATTTTACAACCAATAAAAATAAAAAGCTGTTTACCGATTCGGAGGAGCATGATTTCCAGTTATTAAAACAAGAGGCGCACAAAGGGCTGAAATACAGATACCATAAAGTTACGGATAAGGTAAAAGAGCGCTTGAATAAGGAGCTAAAGGTGATCAGGGAGCTTAACTTTTGTGCTTATTTCCTCATCAACTGGGATTTGGTGCAATATTCGCTGGGCAAGGGGTATTACCATGTAGGCAGAGGCAGTGGAGCCAATAGCCTGGTGGCCTATCTGCTGCGCATCACCAATGTGGACCCCGTGGAGCTGGATCTGTATTTTGAGCGTTTTATCAATCCTTATCGCACCTCGCCCCCCGATTTCGACATCGATTTTTCCTGGACCGACCGCGACGATATCACCCGTTACTTGTTCGATACCTATGGCTGGAACCGCACGGCTTTGCTGGGCACTTTTATTACCTTTAACCATAAATCGGCCTTTAGGGAGATAGCTAAGGTGTTCGGACTGCCCGAGGAGGAAATCACGCGATTGCAAAAGGATCCTGACCCCAAACGTGCCGACGAGTACGGCCAATGGGTTATTCGCTATAGCCAATATATTGCCAATTTTCCGAGCCATGCGAGCATCCACTCCTGTGGCATATTAATATCTGAAGAGCCTATCAGCAATTTCTCTTCTACGCAGCTATTGCCCAAGGGCTTCCCTTCTACACAGTTCGATATGTACATTGCTGAGGATCTGGGGCTGCACAAGTTTGATGTCCTCAGCCAACGGGGGTTGGGCAAGATAAAGGACACCCTGACCATCATCAAACAAAACCATGGCATAGATATCGATATCAACAACACCCGATTGTTTATGGAAGACCCTCGCGTAAAACAGATGCTAAAAAAAGGGGAAGCCATCGGTTGTTTCTACATCGAATCGCCTGCCATGCGTATGTTGTTGACCAAGCTCAAAGCCGAAGATTACAAAAGGCTGGTGGCGGCCAGCTCCATCATACGGCCGGGTGTGGCCAAAAGCGGCATGATGCGGGAGTATATCATCCGCTTTCAGGACAAGGCCAAACGTGAAGAAGCCAAACGTGCCCTGCCCGAACTATATTCAATACTGGAAGAAACTTACGGGGTAATGGTGTATCAGGAGGATGTGATTAAAGTGGCACATTATTTTGCCGGGCTGGCGCTTGACGAGGCGGATGTGCTGCGCCGTGGCATGTCGTGGAAGTTTAAACAGCGGAACGAATTCGGGAAAGTACGCGATAAGTTTTTTACCAACTGCCGAAAAAAGGGTTATGCCGACACAGTAGTACAGGATATTTGGCGACAGATAGAGAGTTTTGCCAACTACGCCTTTGCCAAAGGGCACTCGGCCAGCTATGCGGTAGAAAGCTTTCAGGCGCTTTATTTAAAGGCCTACTACCCGCTGGAATACATGGTGGCTACGCTGAACAATGGCGGTGGTTTTTATTCGCCTCAACTGTACTTGCACGATGCCGTGATGCACGGTGCTAAGGTAGAGGTGCCCTGCATTAACCGTAGTTTTTGGGAGAATACCATTAATGGGAATACCATTTTTCTGGGTTTTTATCTGCTACGCGACCTCGAAAAGGAAATTGTGAAAAACATATTGGACGAAAGGGGCATAAACGGAAACTACCTCAACCTCAGGGATTTTATTCAACGTGTGCCCATTAGTCTGGAGCAATTGATTATCCTTATCCGTATTGATGCTTTCAGGTTTACGGGCATCGGCAAAAAAGAGCTCCTCTGGGATGCGCACTTTTTGTTGGGGCACAACAAAAAAACCAAACCCGAAAGAACCCTGTTCCAAACGGAGGTAAAAGAGTTTCAACTTCCGGCTCTTTGGAAACATCGGCTAGAAGATGCCTTTGATGAGATGGAGTTGCTGGGGCTGTCGATCCGCTCGCCTTTTGAGTTGATAAAAGATGAGCTCCCCTCCTCGCTCAAGGCCTGTCATCTGCCACAACTATTGGGCAAGCTGGTGCGTATAGTGGCTTACCTCATCCACCGCAAGCCCACCCGTACCTCTAACGGTAAAACCATGTTTTTTGGCACCTGGATAGATATGGACGGACATTGGATAGATACGGTACATTTTCCTCCCACCGCACAGCTCTACCCTTTCCGAGGCCCGGGTTGTTACTGCATCGAGGGAACGGTGGTGGATGAATATGGTTTTTTGAGCATTGAAGTGAGCAGGATGGAGCGGATGGCTAACTTTAGTTTGGAGAGCGTGTGA
- the dinB gene encoding DNA polymerase IV: protein MKRTILHLDLDTFFVSCERLLDSRLNHRPVLIGGTSDRGVVAACSYEARTYGIHSAMPMKLARMLCPDAVVIRGSSGIYSKFSDMVTDIIKERSPLFEKSSIDEFYVDITGMDKFVRSSYMWSQELRQIILKETHLPISFGLSTSKTVSKVGTGEAKPNNHIRIAEGKEMPFLAPLSIKKIPMVGDKTYHKLRSMGIEKIKTVQDMPVELIERVLGKNGTAIWKKAQGIDNTPVIAWHERKSISTERTFEKDTTDVIKLRSILIAMAESLAYQLRNGNKLTACITLKIRYSDFQTYTKQRRVPYTSLDHTIIETVLDLFEKMYDRRVLIRLIGVRLSHLVGGSYQIRLFEDSEKIIRLYQAMDRMRDRYGQHAVKRAVGMEVKSIGGTNPFNGQPTVIPAHRRI from the coding sequence GTGAAAAGAACAATTTTACATCTGGATTTGGACACCTTCTTTGTATCGTGCGAAAGATTGTTAGACAGCCGGTTGAACCATCGCCCGGTGCTTATTGGTGGCACTTCTGACAGGGGTGTGGTGGCGGCTTGCAGCTACGAGGCACGCACCTATGGCATCCACTCGGCCATGCCCATGAAACTGGCGCGCATGTTATGTCCCGATGCCGTGGTGATACGGGGCAGTAGCGGTATCTACAGCAAATTTTCGGATATGGTAACGGATATCATCAAAGAGCGTTCGCCCCTGTTCGAGAAATCCTCTATCGACGAGTTTTATGTGGATATCACCGGTATGGACAAATTTGTGCGCAGCAGCTATATGTGGTCGCAGGAGCTTAGGCAAATCATTTTAAAGGAGACCCATCTGCCCATATCCTTTGGGCTGTCCACCAGCAAAACAGTTTCGAAAGTAGGCACGGGCGAAGCAAAGCCCAACAACCATATCCGGATTGCAGAAGGGAAGGAGATGCCTTTTCTGGCTCCGCTATCCATAAAAAAAATACCCATGGTGGGCGATAAAACCTATCATAAGCTCCGCAGCATGGGCATCGAAAAAATTAAAACAGTGCAGGATATGCCCGTGGAGCTCATAGAGCGCGTGCTGGGGAAAAATGGCACTGCGATATGGAAAAAAGCCCAGGGCATAGACAACACGCCCGTGATAGCATGGCACGAGCGCAAGTCCATCTCTACCGAACGAACTTTTGAGAAAGATACCACCGATGTAATCAAACTACGCAGCATACTGATAGCCATGGCCGAAAGTCTGGCTTATCAGCTCCGCAACGGCAACAAACTAACGGCCTGTATCACCCTTAAAATAAGGTATTCCGATTTTCAGACCTACACCAAACAAAGGCGGGTGCCCTATACCTCGCTCGACCACACCATTATTGAAACCGTATTGGATTTATTCGAAAAAATGTACGACCGACGGGTGCTTATCCGGCTTATAGGGGTGCGCCTGAGCCACCTGGTTGGGGGGAGCTACCAAATCAGACTTTTTGAGGATTCGGAGAAGATCATAAGGCTGTACCAGGCTATGGACCGTATGCGCGACCGCTACGGGCAACATGCCGTAAAGCGTGCCGTAGGAATGGAGGTGAAAAGCATAGGTGGCACCAATCCTTTTAATGGCCAGCCGACCGTGATACCGGCGCATAGGAGGATTTGA
- a CDS encoding nitroreductase family protein codes for MIDFKINKDKCTQCGICSQECPTLIIDGKKGIPEIKEGKEKNCIKCQHCLAVCPTAALSIWGKDPDDSIPVNGEIPNSKSLERLMKTRRSIRKFKKEELSKKLVLALLETAAYAPTGHNKNQVLLSVTEDREGLAKVRSLVYDAIKKAKDANTLPPAMAMFGNFQNLWNEKGIDVLFRDAPHFIIASAPKAIASSMADCVISLSYFELLANTHGIGTLWNGFLKTVFDHIAPELKEAMGIPEDHAIGYMVIFGKPAVKFARSVQSEGLHVNKITL; via the coding sequence ATGATAGATTTTAAAATCAACAAAGATAAATGTACCCAATGCGGGATTTGTTCACAGGAGTGTCCAACATTGATTATCGATGGAAAAAAAGGAATTCCTGAAATAAAAGAAGGGAAAGAAAAAAATTGTATCAAATGTCAACACTGTTTGGCGGTTTGCCCAACGGCGGCCTTGTCCATATGGGGTAAAGATCCGGACGACAGCATTCCTGTAAACGGGGAAATTCCAAACTCCAAATCGTTGGAAAGGTTGATGAAAACACGTCGCTCTATCCGTAAATTTAAAAAGGAAGAGCTAAGCAAGAAATTGGTTTTAGCGCTTTTGGAAACAGCCGCTTATGCGCCCACGGGGCACAATAAAAATCAGGTGTTACTTTCTGTCACCGAGGATCGCGAAGGCCTGGCCAAGGTACGTTCGCTGGTGTACGATGCCATTAAAAAAGCAAAAGATGCAAATACCTTACCGCCTGCCATGGCTATGTTCGGCAATTTTCAAAACCTTTGGAACGAAAAAGGGATAGATGTACTTTTTAGGGATGCACCCCACTTTATAATCGCTTCGGCACCCAAAGCTATTGCCTCGTCAATGGCTGACTGTGTGATATCGTTAAGTTACTTTGAACTATTGGCCAATACACATGGCATAGGAACCCTGTGGAACGGATTTTTAAAGACTGTGTTCGACCATATAGCTCCGGAATTAAAAGAGGCAATGGGTATTCCGGAAGACCATGCTATTGGCTATATGGTGATTTTTGGTAAACCTGCCGTAAAATTTGCCAGATCCGTTCAAAGCGAGGGCTTACACGTGAATAAAATAACTTTATAA
- a CDS encoding T9SS type A sorting domain-containing protein, with the protein MKRIFTLALILMAFFCVKPIQAADFGGTVSANTTLTQANSPYNITSNVTVNAGVTLTIESGVEIRFGSNMYFVVRGTMNATGVTFTANTASPSAGFYDGIYVSYQGYPDIGEVNLDGCTVEYARQLHVRNGSLNLTGCTLQNFSGYGVDVYNKGILNITNTTITGATYPIYFRDTNGGNFSSGGGNLLTGNSNDFVFINFRDIDESFRMYDMGIPYYYDSELRITDSGTLVIDPGVQVQGNTGAFINVNGRISAVGEENNPILFTTRTGNTYWLGLNVNNSAIDLDCVFRNCIFENATYNHRPYSAMGIFDASPTIDSCYFRNNAYNVEIQGRSLPGFSNNSFGASNQTGANAYSINTDLNAEPTFTNDTLHFNNTEARAIGILGNNVVNNGHLKQLDFVGINNITYLLVSDVTITETGSLAIDAGVVIKTNDHSYDLIANGALTGIGTAEAPIVFTHRNDDNYGNPADTYNNGGGAAIAHSNAGRIMLNSSALSTLDNWHIRYAGYSSGYYGVYVRNNNVITNSTISNSYRAVYFAEDAQIINNVFEDIDYYPVTRYVNEGSPALISNTINNANTNAINIAGFATDTVTLAPMDFAGYGQVAYLIESDKAIPSNAIVNVAPGTVFKFNGSARLTVNGGLSAIGTGSNKVVFTSIHDDSAAGDTNLNGTASAPAAGNWHGIFFNDGSLDNINKLEFCDIRYLYYGLTINNCFVDMLSSTMNFSTTNGLLIYGSANPNVANNQFYNLGAEPIHMDMFASPVFSGNTVANVPRMGISLNGQTVSGTVPVRNFAGIDTITYVINEHMTVNDHLIIPAGLTFKSNTDRRWYVNGRLDVQGTADAPVVFTSYQDDAYGNPRDLEGNGLGTQYERGSHIYFYDGSNDNSTINYAIFRYSEDIAIRCINASPTIQNTRFEQFNRSGILLSGISTPTINNCTFHNIAYPLQTSLTSFPAAHSGNVISGSTGKGIRVSDETQTQDVTVSKKNFAGITNIPYIMGNYTIGTGSVVTVDPGVVFKFLQYGSLNVYKGLLTLGNAGEKVVFTANTDDFYGGDTYNDGDASLPNRWHWYGIHFYNEAIDAQCQMEHSIIRHASYNAGSNSRGAVTVNNSSPTLTDCLFDNNLYGIVSRNTSQPVINNCDFINFDPNSGFSIYNLTTANNINAINCWWGDATGPYHATLNASGLGKVVSDGVTFSPWNTILGSPILGDVSLNGEIKPYDASLVLQHTVGNITLSATQQGVADVSGDASISSYDASLILQYSIGLITDFNNVPPPAAALKSTGPKGLSITGTDVQVTSSLFDVTLQLTTSMDEDIRGIDIKLASNPSHIKLISVEGSDLPGDIMIANGYNSSSGEISLSMASAHKLNFDRTNVNLRFEMLDDNIPSSVIELMSASANEASTIIPLDIEVVSPISTSVDLPQGVDKLNVWHNNNVLYLDIATVNALPNSTVTVTDLSGKNIHQFVIEDIESGIHSFNLPISSDAGSSGIYLITIRNNDFTVTRKISVK; encoded by the coding sequence ATGAAACGTATTTTTACCCTCGCATTAATTTTAATGGCCTTTTTTTGTGTAAAACCTATCCAAGCCGCAGATTTTGGTGGTACGGTATCTGCCAACACAACCTTAACCCAGGCTAACAGCCCCTATAACATTACCAGTAATGTTACCGTCAATGCCGGCGTCACCCTCACCATCGAGTCGGGTGTCGAAATCCGTTTTGGCAGCAACATGTATTTTGTGGTCAGAGGAACAATGAATGCCACCGGAGTTACCTTTACAGCCAACACAGCCTCTCCCTCAGCAGGCTTCTACGATGGTATCTATGTTAGTTACCAGGGATACCCCGACATCGGCGAGGTAAACCTCGATGGCTGTACCGTGGAATACGCCAGGCAACTCCATGTGCGCAACGGCTCGCTAAATCTGACGGGCTGTACGCTTCAAAATTTCAGCGGCTATGGCGTCGATGTTTATAACAAAGGGATACTCAATATAACAAATACCACTATTACAGGCGCAACTTATCCTATCTACTTTAGGGATACCAACGGTGGCAACTTTAGCTCCGGCGGAGGCAACTTACTTACCGGAAACTCCAACGACTTTGTGTTCATCAACTTCAGAGACATCGACGAATCCTTCAGGATGTACGATATGGGGATTCCGTATTATTACGATTCCGAATTGCGGATTACCGATAGCGGTACATTAGTTATAGACCCGGGTGTGCAAGTTCAAGGAAACACAGGTGCTTTTATAAACGTTAATGGAAGGATAAGTGCCGTAGGGGAGGAGAATAACCCCATACTGTTTACAACCCGAACGGGCAATACTTATTGGCTTGGACTTAATGTAAACAATTCGGCCATTGACCTGGATTGTGTTTTCAGAAACTGCATTTTTGAGAATGCCACTTATAACCATCGGCCATATAGTGCCATGGGTATTTTTGATGCTTCTCCTACCATCGATAGTTGTTACTTTCGCAATAATGCCTACAATGTAGAGATTCAGGGACGGAGCTTACCCGGTTTTTCCAACAACTCCTTTGGAGCCTCAAACCAAACAGGGGCAAACGCATATAGTATTAATACAGACTTAAACGCCGAGCCAACTTTTACCAACGATACCTTACACTTTAACAATACCGAAGCCCGTGCCATCGGTATTTTAGGCAACAATGTGGTCAACAACGGTCATTTGAAGCAACTTGATTTTGTGGGCATCAACAATATTACCTACCTCCTGGTTTCCGATGTCACCATTACCGAAACAGGTTCGCTGGCTATTGATGCAGGGGTGGTTATAAAAACAAACGATCATAGTTACGATTTGATTGCCAATGGTGCCCTTACGGGGATCGGTACCGCTGAAGCACCCATCGTTTTTACACATCGTAACGACGATAATTACGGCAACCCGGCCGACACGTACAACAATGGAGGTGGGGCTGCTATTGCTCATTCCAATGCAGGCAGAATAATGCTCAACAGCAGTGCCCTCTCAACACTCGACAACTGGCATATCCGTTATGCGGGCTATAGTTCCGGTTATTACGGTGTATATGTGCGTAACAACAATGTCATCACCAATTCAACCATTAGCAACAGTTATAGAGCTGTGTATTTTGCGGAGGACGCACAGATAATCAACAATGTATTTGAGGATATCGATTATTATCCTGTTACCCGTTACGTAAACGAAGGCAGTCCCGCTTTAATCAGCAACACCATCAATAATGCCAACACCAATGCTATAAATATCGCTGGCTTTGCCACCGATACGGTTACACTGGCTCCTATGGATTTTGCGGGATACGGCCAAGTGGCCTATCTTATCGAATCTGACAAAGCCATCCCTTCAAATGCCATCGTTAATGTTGCGCCGGGAACCGTGTTTAAATTTAACGGATCGGCCAGGTTAACTGTCAATGGCGGTCTTTCAGCTATTGGCACGGGAAGCAATAAGGTGGTGTTCACCTCCATCCACGACGACTCGGCGGCGGGCGACACCAACCTAAACGGTACCGCGAGCGCACCGGCGGCCGGTAATTGGCACGGAATATTTTTTAATGACGGCTCACTGGACAATATCAACAAGCTGGAATTTTGCGACATACGCTATCTATATTATGGGCTTACCATAAACAACTGCTTTGTGGATATGCTATCCTCAACAATGAATTTCTCCACTACCAACGGCCTCTTGATCTATGGCAGTGCCAACCCCAACGTGGCCAACAATCAATTTTATAATTTGGGTGCAGAGCCTATCCACATGGATATGTTTGCATCACCGGTTTTTTCGGGTAATACAGTAGCTAACGTGCCCAGGATGGGTATCAGCTTAAATGGCCAGACCGTAAGCGGAACAGTTCCGGTGCGAAACTTTGCCGGCATTGACACCATAACCTACGTAATAAACGAACATATGACGGTAAACGATCATTTAATCATTCCGGCCGGACTGACGTTTAAATCCAATACCGACAGGAGATGGTACGTTAACGGACGGCTTGATGTACAGGGTACTGCCGATGCTCCGGTTGTATTTACCTCTTATCAGGATGATGCTTATGGCAATCCCCGCGACCTCGAGGGCAATGGCCTGGGAACGCAATACGAAAGAGGCTCGCATATTTATTTCTACGATGGCAGCAACGATAATAGTACCATCAACTATGCCATTTTCAGGTATAGCGAAGATATTGCTATCCGTTGTATCAATGCCTCTCCCACCATCCAAAATACGCGTTTCGAGCAGTTTAATCGTAGTGGTATATTACTTTCGGGTATAAGCACCCCAACGATAAATAATTGCACCTTCCATAATATTGCCTATCCTTTGCAAACGTCCCTTACGTCATTCCCGGCAGCACATAGCGGAAATGTTATTTCCGGCAGCACCGGAAAAGGCATTCGTGTTTCTGACGAAACACAAACACAAGACGTTACGGTAAGCAAGAAAAACTTTGCGGGCATTACCAATATCCCTTATATCATGGGCAACTATACCATTGGCACCGGATCGGTGGTTACGGTTGATCCCGGCGTGGTGTTTAAGTTTCTTCAATATGGTTCTCTCAATGTTTACAAGGGTTTGTTGACCTTGGGAAATGCCGGCGAAAAGGTAGTCTTTACCGCCAATACGGATGATTTTTACGGTGGCGACACCTATAATGACGGTGATGCCAGCCTACCCAACAGATGGCATTGGTATGGTATCCATTTTTATAACGAAGCAATAGATGCCCAGTGCCAAATGGAGCACAGCATCATCAGACATGCCTCGTATAATGCCGGCTCAAACAGTAGGGGAGCCGTTACCGTAAACAATTCTTCTCCTACACTTACCGATTGCTTGTTCGACAACAATCTGTACGGTATCGTTTCGCGCAATACCTCTCAACCTGTCATCAACAATTGCGACTTTATCAATTTTGACCCCAACTCGGGCTTTTCTATCTATAACCTGACCACGGCAAATAATATAAATGCCATTAACTGCTGGTGGGGCGATGCCACCGGCCCTTACCATGCAACACTCAACGCATCCGGCTTGGGCAAGGTAGTTTCGGATGGGGTAACCTTTAGTCCCTGGAATACCATATTGGGTAGCCCAATTCTCGGGGATGTGAGCCTCAATGGAGAGATAAAACCTTACGATGCTTCGCTGGTGTTGCAGCATACGGTGGGTAATATTACCCTGTCGGCTACTCAGCAAGGTGTGGCTGATGTTTCAGGGGATGCTTCCATATCCAGCTACGACGCTTCCTTGATATTGCAGTATTCCATTGGCTTGATCACCGATTTTAACAATGTGCCACCTCCCGCGGCAGCATTAAAATCTACGGGGCCAAAGGGATTAAGTATTACAGGTACGGATGTTCAGGTTACGTCATCTCTTTTTGATGTCACGCTACAGCTTACAACATCGATGGATGAGGACATAAGGGGCATCGATATAAAATTGGCCTCCAATCCTTCACATATCAAGCTGATCTCCGTGGAAGGATCCGATTTGCCAGGGGACATCATGATAGCCAATGGATACAACAGTTCTTCGGGCGAAATATCCCTTTCGATGGCATCGGCTCATAAACTAAACTTCGATAGAACGAATGTTAACCTTAGGTTTGAGATGCTCGACGACAACATCCCAAGCTCCGTTATTGAGCTGATGAGCGCTTCCGCTAACGAAGCAAGCACCATTATTCCATTGGATATTGAAGTGGTTTCGCCCATTTCTACCTCAGTTGACTTGCCGCAGGGTGTGGATAAGCTAAATGTATGGCACAACAACAATGTGCTTTACCTGGATATTGCCACAGTAAATGCACTGCCCAACTCAACCGTTACAGTGACCGATTTGAGCGGTAAGAATATTCATCAGTTCGTAATTGAAGATATTGAATCCGGTATACATAGCTTTAACTTGCCGATAAGCTCCGATGCGGGCAGTTCCGGCATTTATCTGATTACCATCAGAAACAATGACTTTACCGTAACCAGGAAAATATCGGTGAAATAG